A genomic stretch from Picrophilus oshimae DSM 9789 includes:
- a CDS encoding tyrosine--tRNA ligase — protein MDAIDFVKKNTEEIVTMDEAFKALNNNPKGYIGFEPSGNPHLGTCLLLANKINDMVNAGIKMTVLLADWHAMVNDKLNGDLNEIRKSGELFKRAWLAAGLNSNVKFVWASELVEKSDYWSLLLKVAKNASLLRIRRSLPIMGRSEEDADRDFSKYIYPLMQVTDIFYLDVDFALGGMDQRHAHMLARDIAERMNIKKPVSVHTPLLSSLKGSGRMDSFKKMSKSEPDSAIFMTDSNDDIKRKIKNAYCPMKEVNGNPVIDILKYIIFPYYNDRISIKRPESKGGPVDVDMDSLTRMYISGEIHPVDLKNAVGELLCDIIGPVREKLTGD, from the coding sequence ATGGATGCCATTGATTTTGTTAAAAAGAACACAGAGGAAATAGTAACAATGGATGAGGCATTTAAAGCCCTGAATAACAATCCAAAAGGTTATATAGGATTCGAGCCATCAGGCAATCCACATCTTGGGACATGCCTGCTGCTGGCAAACAAAATAAATGACATGGTAAATGCCGGAATAAAAATGACTGTTTTGCTTGCAGACTGGCATGCAATGGTTAATGATAAACTAAACGGCGACCTAAATGAAATAAGAAAGAGCGGTGAGCTCTTTAAAAGGGCATGGCTCGCCGCTGGTTTAAACAGTAATGTTAAATTTGTATGGGCATCTGAACTTGTTGAAAAATCAGATTACTGGTCTCTTCTTTTAAAGGTTGCAAAGAATGCATCGCTTTTAAGGATAAGAAGATCGCTGCCTATAATGGGCAGAAGTGAGGAGGATGCAGACAGAGATTTCAGCAAATACATATACCCGCTGATGCAGGTCACTGATATATTCTACCTTGATGTTGATTTTGCCCTTGGCGGCATGGATCAGAGACACGCACACATGCTGGCCAGGGATATAGCAGAGAGGATGAATATAAAAAAGCCCGTGTCTGTCCACACGCCATTGCTTTCAAGTTTGAAGGGCTCAGGGCGCATGGATTCATTTAAAAAGATGTCAAAGAGTGAGCCGGACTCTGCAATATTCATGACAGATTCTAATGACGATATAAAAAGAAAGATAAAAAACGCATACTGCCCCATGAAGGAAGTTAATGGCAATCCAGTAATAGATATATTAAAATACATAATCTTCCCATATTACAATGATAGAATAAGCATAAAAAGACCTGAAAGCAAGGGTGGGCCCGTTGATGTTGATATGGATTCATTAACAAGAATGTACATTTCCGGTGAGATACATCCTGTCGATCTTAAAAATGCTGTTGGCGAGCTATTGTGCGATATAATAGGTCCTGTAAGGGAAAAGCTTACCGGTGATTAG
- a CDS encoding nucleotidyltransferase family protein, which yields MIGAILAGGYGKRLKPLTDKLPKSLVEIKPGYTIMDRQLFDFKVMGISDIYILSGHLGEKIEERYGNHYNGLNLYYLKEEKPLGTLYSLRNLANEVTDDIVLRNGDIVTDINFKEFVNFSLHNNYGMTMFVTEMRSPYGIVDTLLDKVINFKEKPYLNYYINAGIYLIKENIIDYFYKDYNGKDIEVTIFPELARQGLIGAYKEKAFWVGVDSEKDLETLRLEYINREDREWGYIKCIFEDDKKLVHEYFIKAGETVNVSEPYALIRFIDGRGTINDRSEFYTSDYALEIKSSSRISAIENTRLEVIKIKA from the coding sequence ATGATCGGTGCTATACTTGCCGGCGGTTACGGCAAAAGATTAAAGCCACTTACAGATAAGCTTCCAAAGTCACTTGTCGAGATAAAGCCTGGTTATACAATAATGGACAGGCAGCTTTTTGACTTTAAGGTCATGGGCATTAGCGATATATACATATTATCAGGTCATCTTGGCGAAAAAATCGAGGAACGCTATGGAAATCATTATAACGGTCTGAATTTATATTATCTTAAGGAGGAAAAGCCTTTAGGAACATTGTATTCATTGAGAAACCTGGCAAATGAGGTTACTGATGATATTGTGCTTAGAAATGGTGACATTGTTACAGATATAAACTTCAAGGAATTCGTTAATTTTTCATTACATAATAATTATGGAATGACAATGTTTGTTACCGAGATGAGAAGCCCATATGGAATCGTTGACACTCTTCTTGATAAGGTTATAAACTTCAAGGAGAAACCATATCTTAATTATTATATAAATGCTGGTATATATTTAATCAAGGAGAACATCATAGATTATTTCTATAAAGATTACAATGGAAAGGACATAGAGGTAACGATATTTCCGGAGCTTGCAAGGCAGGGCCTGATAGGCGCATACAAGGAGAAGGCCTTCTGGGTGGGTGTCGACAGTGAAAAGGATCTTGAAACGCTGAGACTGGAATACATAAATAGAGAGGATCGTGAATGGGGATATATAAAATGCATCTTCGAGGATGATAAAAAACTTGTTCATGAATATTTTATAAAGGCCGGTGAAACGGTTAATGTATCTGAACCATACGCACTTATAAGATTCATTGACGGCCGTGGAACAATAAATGATAGGTCTGAATTTTACACAAGCGATTATGCCCTGGAAATAAAATCATCTTCAAGGATAAGTGCAATAGAAAACACAAGGCTTGAAGTAATAAAAATAAAGGCATGA
- a CDS encoding MFS transporter: MYSQRLQVMAAWGGWLLDGYTSISYLLVFSYMAPVFLPGYLGSLRFIIVLIPVSFGGFARSIGSVIFGRLGDKRGRHFLLTFSILGFSISSASIGLIPGYKTIGIAAPTILYILIFIQGMFAGSEYGAGSAFSMESSGRSSRPLTGAFMQSGYGMGYLMVVTVDLIILYITGNNIFIIYGWRILLLTSLIPGLITLLLRKISRETNVFIDMAASGKIEKRPFTAMLNENKGRLFYIITFMSALLFINTGTFSFILQAVRIF; the protein is encoded by the coding sequence ATGTACTCGCAAAGGTTGCAGGTAATGGCTGCCTGGGGAGGATGGCTGCTTGACGGATACACATCGATATCGTATTTGCTTGTATTTTCATATATGGCACCTGTTTTTTTGCCCGGGTACCTTGGATCTTTAAGGTTCATAATTGTACTTATACCGGTAAGTTTTGGTGGTTTTGCCAGATCAATAGGCTCCGTTATTTTTGGCAGGCTCGGCGACAAAAGGGGAAGGCACTTTCTTTTAACATTTTCAATACTTGGATTTTCGATTTCGTCGGCATCCATAGGACTCATACCTGGATACAAAACCATTGGCATTGCAGCACCGACCATACTTTACATATTAATATTTATACAGGGCATGTTTGCCGGTTCAGAGTATGGTGCCGGTTCTGCATTTTCAATGGAATCGTCAGGAAGATCATCAAGGCCGCTTACCGGCGCATTTATGCAGAGCGGCTATGGCATGGGCTATTTAATGGTTGTTACCGTGGACCTTATAATATTATATATCACTGGCAATAATATTTTTATAATATATGGATGGCGCATCCTGCTTCTTACATCGTTAATACCAGGACTTATAACACTATTACTAAGAAAAATATCAAGGGAAACAAATGTTTTTATTGATATGGCTGCATCCGGAAAAATTGAGAAAAGGCCATTTACAGCAATGTTAAATGAAAATAAGGGCAGATTATTTTACATAATTACATTCATGTCAGCATTGTTATTTATAAACACTGGAACCTTCTCTTTTATCCTGCAGGCAGTGAGAATCTTTTAA
- a CDS encoding tRNA (guanine(26)-N(2))-dimethyltransferase yields the protein MIINEGKIKINVPDKYFLKGPGRQMPGFYNADQKFNRDVTVSFIRFVRPRLALDAFGGTGVRGIRINVETGTRTVISEINKKSFEYIEKNINENNADVEAYNEGFECVLDKYLFDYIDIDPYGSIVPYIDKAISRIRNHGYIGITATDLTALTGSNVQKLKRRYNAFALNDSFRHETGIRILIAFFVRHAAAMDRGAFPLISLWHSHYYRIFFKIENGSLNADKALSMIGYYNKKNGIYDYYNDVNEGEMWLGEINRDASMIDYKIERLCHDDESIYFIELKDISRFRNSDQISIKRALKILEENGINGYRTQFSDTGIKVKDKKSAFELIA from the coding sequence ATGATTATAAATGAGGGGAAAATAAAAATTAATGTGCCTGATAAATATTTTTTAAAAGGCCCAGGCAGGCAGATGCCCGGATTTTACAATGCCGACCAGAAATTTAACAGGGATGTAACGGTATCATTTATAAGATTCGTAAGACCCAGGCTTGCACTGGACGCATTTGGCGGCACCGGTGTCCGTGGTATAAGAATAAACGTTGAAACAGGAACAAGAACGGTTATCTCAGAAATAAATAAAAAATCATTTGAATATATAGAAAAAAACATAAATGAGAATAACGCCGATGTTGAGGCCTATAACGAGGGCTTTGAATGCGTTCTGGATAAATACCTCTTTGATTACATAGATATAGACCCATATGGATCAATAGTTCCATATATAGATAAGGCAATATCAAGAATAAGAAATCATGGATACATTGGAATTACTGCAACTGATTTAACAGCGCTTACCGGCTCCAATGTCCAAAAATTAAAAAGAAGGTACAATGCCTTTGCATTGAATGATTCATTTAGACATGAAACGGGAATAAGGATACTAATAGCCTTTTTTGTAAGGCACGCGGCTGCCATGGACAGGGGTGCATTTCCACTAATATCATTATGGCATTCACATTATTATAGAATATTTTTTAAAATAGAAAACGGATCCTTAAATGCGGATAAAGCATTATCGATGATAGGATATTACAACAAAAAGAATGGCATTTACGATTATTACAATGATGTAAACGAGGGCGAGATGTGGCTTGGCGAAATAAATAGAGATGCCTCCATGATTGATTATAAAATTGAAAGGCTTTGCCATGACGATGAATCCATTTATTTTATAGAGCTTAAGGACATATCAAGGTTCAGGAACAGTGATCAAATATCTATAAAAAGGGCATTGAAGATACTCGAGGAAAACGGCATAAATGGCTACAGAACCCAGTTTTCTGATACCGGAATAAAGGTTAAGGATAAAAAAAGTGCATTTGAATTAATTGCCTGA
- the fen gene encoding flap endonuclease-1, whose product MGVNLSSILIKHETSLKDNSGSIVSVDAYNIIYQFLSSIRGDDGEPLKDSNGNITSHLSGIFYRTSNLLENNIKPVYVFDGKPFHLKSETLRERSLIKEKNIMKLEEAIASNDDAKIRSLSSRINYITDDIVNESKTLLNLMGLPYVQAPSEGEAQASYMTLKGDVNAVVSQDYDCLLFGAKRILRNFTVYGRRRIAGTSRTINVNPEIIDLNENLSNLGISREQLIYIGILTGTDFNPGVKGIGAKTALSLIKKYNDIYSVIKIKNIGIDNLDEIIEFFMNPPHNDYEIKFNEPDFDGIIDFLCGKHNFSESRVNETLEKISRNYKKDHQSSLDRFF is encoded by the coding sequence ATGGGGGTAAATCTATCATCTATATTAATAAAGCATGAAACGAGTTTAAAGGACAATTCCGGATCAATAGTTTCAGTGGATGCATATAATATTATATACCAGTTCCTGAGCAGCATCCGCGGTGATGATGGCGAGCCGTTAAAGGATTCAAATGGAAACATAACATCGCATCTATCAGGTATATTCTACAGGACATCAAATCTTCTGGAAAATAATATAAAACCGGTCTATGTCTTCGATGGAAAGCCATTTCATTTAAAATCCGAGACATTAAGGGAAAGATCATTAATCAAGGAAAAAAATATTATGAAACTTGAGGAGGCCATTGCAAGCAATGATGATGCAAAAATAAGGTCACTGTCATCAAGGATAAATTACATAACAGATGATATTGTAAATGAATCAAAAACTTTACTAAATCTTATGGGTCTTCCATACGTGCAGGCGCCATCAGAGGGTGAGGCACAGGCATCGTACATGACATTAAAGGGCGATGTAAATGCCGTTGTTTCCCAGGACTATGACTGCCTATTGTTCGGTGCAAAACGCATCTTAAGGAATTTTACTGTATACGGAAGAAGAAGGATAGCGGGAACATCAAGAACCATAAATGTTAATCCAGAGATTATAGATTTAAATGAGAATTTAAGCAATCTGGGAATATCCAGGGAGCAGCTTATATACATAGGCATATTAACAGGAACGGATTTCAACCCAGGTGTAAAGGGCATAGGTGCAAAAACAGCGCTTTCATTGATAAAAAAATATAACGATATATACAGCGTTATAAAAATAAAAAATATAGGTATAGATAACCTTGATGAGATAATAGAGTTCTTTATGAACCCACCACATAACGATTATGAAATAAAATTCAATGAACCCGATTTCGATGGTATAATTGATTTTCTCTGCGGGAAGCATAATTTCTCAGAATCAAGGGTAAACGAGACCCTGGAGAAAATATCAAGGAATTATAAAAAAGATCATCAGTCAAGCCTTGACAGGTTCTTTTAA
- a CDS encoding SDR family oxidoreductase: protein MRGLKNKNVIVTGGSKGIGAAIVSRFIDEGSNVFSISRSMPEKMINKVKYLKCDVSNEDEVYNTINEISSQCGNIDVLVNNAGIEKYASLGKTDSGTWNEIINTNMNSVFYVSREVIKHMKTGSIVNVSSVQANIVTRNAAAYVTSKHAIIGITKSIAVDYAPAIRCNAVLPGTIDTPLVDMAAMLEVGKDPEKIARKKLEWGNLYPMRRIGRPDEVASVVAFLASDESSFITGSSIYVDGGLSVLAPVSTPDK, encoded by the coding sequence ATGCGCGGCCTTAAAAATAAAAATGTTATAGTAACAGGTGGTTCAAAGGGCATTGGTGCTGCAATAGTATCAAGATTTATTGATGAGGGTTCAAATGTCTTTTCGATATCTAGAAGCATGCCTGAAAAAATGATAAATAAAGTAAAATATCTAAAATGCGACGTTTCAAATGAGGATGAAGTTTACAATACAATAAATGAGATATCGTCACAGTGCGGGAATATAGATGTACTTGTTAACAACGCCGGCATTGAAAAATATGCCAGCCTTGGAAAAACAGATTCAGGGACATGGAATGAGATAATAAACACAAACATGAACAGTGTATTTTATGTATCAAGGGAGGTAATAAAACACATGAAAACAGGCTCAATTGTAAATGTATCATCTGTTCAGGCCAATATTGTTACCAGAAACGCAGCGGCATACGTAACATCAAAACATGCAATAATAGGAATAACAAAGAGCATTGCCGTTGATTATGCACCAGCGATAAGGTGCAATGCAGTTCTTCCAGGAACAATAGATACACCACTTGTTGATATGGCTGCAATGCTTGAGGTTGGAAAAGACCCGGAAAAGATAGCAAGAAAGAAGCTTGAATGGGGCAATCTCTATCCAATGAGGCGCATAGGCAGGCCTGATGAGGTTGCATCCGTTGTTGCATTTCTTGCATCAGATGAATCATCATTTATAACCGGGTCATCAATATACGTTGACGGTGGTCTCAGCGTTCTTGCACCTGTGAGCACACCAGATAAATAA
- the radB gene encoding DNA repair and recombination protein RadB translates to MEKINLEDIPEKLPSNVKCIDELMNGGLEPGIITEIYGQGGSGKTNISMIFARSVLLSGKRVIYIDTEGFSTERFSQVCPDKSLYKNMVLFRASSIDDQDLAIIRSEKLMKEKNYSLLILDSLTSFFRIEKGNDISSRMSGFEKELGMLNNIAVRYNIPVLLTNQIYEDIDKKSLEPFGGFFIDHSMKAIYKLEKINNKRRIEIVKHRSIKEGLYTTFIINDSGISCE, encoded by the coding sequence ATGGAAAAAATCAATCTTGAGGACATTCCAGAAAAGCTTCCCAGCAACGTTAAATGCATCGATGAGCTTATGAATGGCGGTCTTGAGCCCGGGATTATTACCGAGATCTATGGCCAGGGCGGTTCAGGGAAAACCAATATATCAATGATCTTTGCAAGATCTGTCCTATTATCAGGGAAACGTGTTATTTACATAGATACAGAGGGCTTTTCAACCGAAAGGTTCTCACAGGTATGCCCTGATAAAAGTCTTTACAAAAACATGGTTCTATTCAGGGCATCATCAATAGATGACCAGGATCTTGCAATAATAAGATCAGAAAAACTCATGAAGGAAAAGAATTATTCACTTTTAATACTTGATTCACTGACAAGCTTTTTTAGAATAGAAAAGGGAAATGACATATCATCAAGGATGTCTGGCTTTGAAAAGGAGCTTGGCATGTTAAATAATATAGCAGTTAGGTATAACATACCCGTGCTTTTGACAAATCAAATCTATGAGGACATAGACAAAAAAAGCCTTGAGCCCTTTGGTGGCTTTTTTATAGACCATTCAATGAAGGCCATATACAAGCTGGAAAAGATAAATAATAAAAGAAGAATTGAGATAGTAAAGCACAGGTCCATTAAAGAAGGCTTATATACAACATTTATAATAAATGACAGCGGAATATCATGCGAGTGA
- a CDS encoding DUF6015 family protein encodes MGISRDTLIRALKNTYGKNGMNDKDIDDLCDFILAFFGYDDYVLDNVLSPPERDVFYNLEEYGIVSTVREEVNIVKGKTWRINQWYLNKQKIMKLAEDKSETDKESNIYDSFFKNM; translated from the coding sequence ATGGGTATAAGTAGAGATACCTTAATAAGGGCATTGAAAAATACATATGGGAAAAACGGTATGAATGATAAGGACATAGATGATCTCTGCGATTTTATACTTGCATTCTTTGGATATGATGACTATGTCCTTGATAATGTTTTATCACCACCTGAAAGGGATGTTTTTTACAATCTTGAGGAATACGGCATAGTTTCAACTGTTCGTGAGGAGGTTAACATTGTAAAGGGTAAAACATGGAGGATAAATCAATGGTATCTAAATAAGCAAAAGATAATGAAGCTTGCCGAGGATAAAAGCGAAACAGACAAGGAATCAAATATATACGATTCATTCTTTAAGAATATGTGA
- the amaB gene encoding L-piperidine-6-carboxylate dehydrogenase, giving the protein MKMDMNVFHDLGLEEVNSGVYDGEWARPSGKMIDVKSPIDGSYIARVSMATESDYERIISRAVEEFKKWRMIPAPKRGIIIKEIGDELRKEKKNLGKIVTMEVGKTASEGEGEIQEMIDVSDLALGLSRQLYGLTIASERPYHRMYEQWIPLGPVAVISSFNFPASVWSWNAFIAAVDGDVVIWKPSSKAALTAVAVMRVIERVLKRNNAPNIFFLMVSPGHDGGEWIANDKRIPLVSFTGSVAVGKKISENVAKRLGKTILELGGNNGAIVSDKSDINIALRGVVFGALATAGQRCTTTRRVIVQENIYDDFLERLKNAYSTIKVGDPRDKGVLVGPLIDEDAVKNYERAIETAIKQGGKLVFGGRRIKISGCENGHYVMPAIIEAKPDMAIVSEETFAPILYVMKYKNIEEAIEIHNSVPQGLSSSIFTNDLREEEAFLSAYGSDCGLANVNTSTAGAEIGGAFGGEKDTGGGRESGSDAWKYYMRRQTVTKNWGKTLPLAQDVVFDF; this is encoded by the coding sequence ATGAAGATGGACATGAACGTTTTTCATGATCTTGGCCTTGAGGAGGTAAACTCCGGTGTTTACGATGGTGAATGGGCAAGGCCATCAGGCAAAATGATTGATGTGAAAAGCCCAATAGACGGAAGCTATATTGCAAGGGTATCAATGGCAACAGAATCAGATTACGAAAGAATAATTTCAAGGGCCGTTGAGGAATTCAAAAAATGGAGGATGATTCCGGCTCCAAAACGTGGAATTATAATAAAGGAGATAGGTGATGAGCTTAGAAAGGAAAAGAAGAATCTTGGAAAAATAGTAACCATGGAGGTTGGCAAAACAGCATCCGAGGGCGAGGGCGAAATACAGGAAATGATCGATGTATCAGATCTTGCCCTTGGGTTATCAAGACAGCTCTATGGCCTAACCATAGCAAGCGAGAGGCCATATCACAGGATGTATGAACAATGGATTCCACTTGGGCCTGTTGCGGTGATATCATCATTTAATTTTCCAGCATCAGTATGGTCGTGGAACGCATTTATAGCGGCCGTTGACGGTGATGTTGTTATATGGAAGCCATCGTCAAAGGCTGCCCTGACAGCTGTTGCGGTGATGAGGGTAATAGAAAGGGTTTTAAAAAGAAACAATGCACCAAATATATTTTTCTTAATGGTAAGTCCTGGCCATGATGGCGGTGAATGGATAGCCAATGATAAAAGAATACCATTGGTGTCTTTCACGGGTTCTGTTGCCGTTGGTAAAAAGATATCTGAAAACGTTGCAAAACGTCTTGGCAAAACCATACTTGAGCTCGGCGGAAACAATGGTGCCATAGTCTCTGATAAATCAGATATTAATATTGCATTAAGGGGCGTTGTCTTTGGTGCACTTGCAACGGCAGGCCAGAGATGCACAACAACAAGGCGTGTTATTGTTCAGGAAAACATCTATGATGATTTCCTTGAGAGGCTAAAAAATGCCTATTCCACGATAAAGGTTGGCGATCCCAGGGATAAGGGCGTCCTTGTTGGCCCGCTTATAGATGAGGATGCGGTAAAAAACTATGAAAGGGCAATAGAAACCGCCATAAAGCAGGGAGGGAAACTTGTATTTGGTGGCAGAAGAATAAAAATAAGCGGATGCGAAAACGGGCATTATGTCATGCCAGCAATAATAGAGGCAAAACCTGATATGGCAATAGTTAGCGAGGAGACCTTCGCACCGATATTATATGTAATGAAGTACAAGAACATAGAGGAGGCAATAGAGATACATAATTCTGTTCCCCAGGGGCTATCATCATCGATATTCACTAATGACCTGCGCGAGGAGGAGGCTTTTCTCTCAGCATACGGTTCTGACTGCGGGCTTGCAAATGTTAATACAAGCACTGCCGGTGCTGAGATCGGTGGTGCCTTCGGCGGTGAGAAGGACACCGGCGGCGGCAGGGAAAGTGGAAGCGATGCCTGGAAGTACTACATGAGAAGGCAGACCGTTACAAAGAACTGGGGAAAAACATTGCCGCTTGCCCAGGACGTTGTCTTTGACTTTTAA
- a CDS encoding type I pantothenate kinase: protein MDFYFRPDLRRFILSDLPEMNLMVDRKDLVNAYVPLAGYINMLATLKRRSSILGDVPYLLGITGSVAAGKTVMSKTFSEIFARIFKKNVDIISTDSFLKKNNELINEGIIDRKGFPESYRINDMMNFLKMARLGIKNLKVYEYSHDVYDVTDNLISIDSPEILIIDGINILFDFNVPVMPYNLMDFIIFIRSDEGCLERWYIKRFLDLVKNAGSESFYSRFVGMDEKTLKNIALNVWSNINLKNYRENIIKNIFRSNAIIEKRCDHSIESIYFRI from the coding sequence ATGGATTTTTACTTCAGACCTGATTTAAGAAGATTTATTTTAAGTGATTTACCTGAGATGAATTTAATGGTGGATCGGAAAGATCTGGTAAATGCATACGTTCCCCTGGCAGGATATATAAACATGCTTGCAACCCTTAAGAGGAGATCATCCATTTTGGGCGATGTTCCATATTTACTTGGAATAACAGGATCTGTAGCTGCAGGAAAGACAGTAATGTCAAAAACGTTTTCCGAGATTTTTGCAAGAATTTTTAAAAAAAATGTGGATATTATATCAACAGACAGCTTTCTTAAGAAGAATAATGAGCTTATAAATGAGGGCATTATTGATAGAAAGGGCTTTCCAGAAAGCTACAGAATCAACGATATGATGAATTTTCTTAAAATGGCCAGACTTGGTATTAAGAATCTAAAGGTTTATGAGTATTCACACGATGTTTATGATGTAACGGATAATTTAATATCAATTGATTCTCCTGAGATATTAATAATCGATGGAATAAACATACTCTTTGATTTTAATGTGCCTGTTATGCCATACAATCTTATGGATTTCATAATATTTATAAGATCTGATGAAGGCTGCCTTGAAAGATGGTATATTAAAAGATTCCTTGATCTTGTGAAAAATGCCGGTTCAGAATCGTTTTATAGCAGATTCGTTGGCATGGATGAAAAAACATTAAAAAACATTGCATTAAATGTGTGGAGCAATATAAATCTTAAAAATTACAGGGAAAATATAATAAAAAATATCTTTAGATCAAACGCAATCATCGAAAAGAGGTGCGATCATTCCATTGAATCGATCTATTTCAGGATATAA
- a CDS encoding DUF2240 family protein, whose amino-acid sequence MNKDWARKLIAIVAVKKQEKYSKNDFINSLSYKNHLLRPDTVTRFLNECEAEKLLIKNGDYYIPNFSTSGIIVPLDFSIDEERLFSEDVEKPLVDRILDTAAASGLLTKKETVMRARELMETMKFIDFEIALLAILSDNGIDVKSLVQEKSGN is encoded by the coding sequence ATGAACAAGGACTGGGCAAGAAAGTTAATAGCAATAGTTGCAGTTAAAAAACAGGAAAAATATTCAAAGAACGATTTTATAAATTCATTGTCATATAAAAATCACCTTTTAAGGCCTGATACAGTTACCAGGTTCTTAAATGAATGCGAGGCTGAAAAGCTGCTTATAAAAAACGGAGATTACTATATACCGAACTTTAGCACATCGGGCATTATTGTGCCGCTTGACTTTTCAATTGATGAGGAAAGACTATTCTCAGAGGACGTGGAAAAGCCGCTGGTTGACAGAATTCTTGATACCGCAGCGGCATCAGGCCTTTTAACAAAAAAGGAAACGGTCATGAGGGCAAGGGAGCTAATGGAAACAATGAAGTTTATAGATTTTGAGATAGCATTGCTGGCAATCCTTTCAGATAATGGCATTGATGTAAAATCCCTTGTCCAGGAAAAATCAGGCAATTAA
- a CDS encoding nicotinamide mononucleotide deamidase-related protein: MKKAVIITIGNEILSGRTLNTNFTYIARKLTYLGYDVLRGIIVKDDIEEIGNAFKSAIESSDLVVSSGGLGPTYDDMTLLSFSKAFNLKLTLNNDALEMIKEKFDNMTPEREKMAMIPENSIPIRNDAGTAPGVLVNINNKDIIILPGVPREVESIFENVQERIKVPGYVYYDKSLRLDGVLESIAAPLIKEYAKNNPDLYIKSHPYGIEFSKPGIELEVSGRGDSSIYEKVDKVLRELSEKLMVKG, from the coding sequence ATGAAAAAGGCGGTTATAATAACAATTGGAAACGAGATATTAAGCGGCAGAACATTAAACACAAATTTTACGTACATAGCCAGGAAGCTGACATATCTTGGCTATGATGTCCTGCGCGGCATCATTGTAAAGGATGATATCGAAGAAATAGGAAATGCATTTAAGTCTGCCATTGAATCATCCGATCTCGTTGTCTCATCCGGCGGCCTTGGGCCGACATATGATGATATGACATTATTATCATTTTCAAAGGCCTTTAATTTAAAATTAACATTGAATAATGATGCCCTGGAAATGATAAAAGAAAAGTTTGATAATATGACGCCGGAGCGTGAGAAGATGGCCATGATACCGGAGAACAGCATACCAATAAGGAACGATGCCGGAACGGCACCCGGGGTCCTTGTAAATATTAACAATAAGGATATTATAATACTTCCAGGCGTTCCAAGGGAGGTCGAATCCATATTTGAAAACGTTCAGGAAAGGATAAAGGTTCCAGGCTACGTTTACTATGATAAGTCGCTAAGACTTGATGGTGTACTGGAAAGCATTGCAGCGCCATTAATAAAGGAGTATGCAAAGAACAATCCGGATCTTTACATAAAATCACATCCATATGGAATAGAGTTCTCAAAGCCTGGCATAGAGCTTGAGGTCTCAGGCCGCGGTGATTCATCAATATATGAAAAGGTTGATAAGGTTTTAAGGGAATTATCTGAAAAACTAATGGTGAAAGGATGA